The following are from one region of the Streptomyces rubrogriseus genome:
- a CDS encoding RidA family protein — MISAVETRLAELGVPLPQPARSVANYLPWTRSGNLLRTSGQLPLRNGALIATGLLGQNLDVATGQLAARWCAANVLAQAKAALGDLGQIRQLLKITVFVAGVPEFAEHHLVANGASDLFVEALGEAGKHARSAVGVAALPMRAPVEIEAIIATV, encoded by the coding sequence ATGATATCCGCCGTCGAAACCCGCCTTGCCGAACTCGGCGTGCCACTGCCGCAGCCGGCCCGGTCGGTGGCCAACTACCTGCCCTGGACCCGGTCGGGCAACCTGCTGCGCACCTCCGGACAACTCCCGCTGCGGAACGGCGCGCTGATCGCCACCGGACTGCTCGGACAGAACCTGGACGTCGCCACCGGACAGCTCGCCGCCCGCTGGTGCGCGGCCAACGTCCTGGCCCAGGCCAAGGCAGCCCTGGGCGACCTCGGCCAGATCCGCCAGTTGCTGAAGATCACCGTGTTCGTCGCCGGCGTTCCCGAGTTCGCCGAACACCACCTGGTCGCCAACGGGGCCTCCGACCTGTTCGTCGAGGCGCTGGGCGAGGCGGGCAAGCACGCCCGTTCCGCCGTCGGAGTCGCCGCCCTGCCGATGCGGGCCCCGGTAGAGATCGAAGCAATCATCGCCACCGTCTGA
- a CDS encoding MalY/PatB family protein yields MATDTTSPLDRARQDASAVGSGSIFDTVVDRRNSNSMKWAYAHDLLTADEAAADPLPMWVADTDFRAPRAVIDALHQAVGHGVFGYPGGATDSYLDAVTGWQAKRFGWEVPKEWVMQTAGIITTLKTAVQAFSAPGDSVLIQPPVYAHFHDDILLNGRHLAFAPLVRTDGGYRFDARTFEAAIRPDTKLFILSHPHNPTGNVWSEDELRTMGEICARHGVLVVSDEIHQDLVMNPDRKHIPFASLGEEFARNSITCTAPSKTFNLPGLQSANVFVPDPRLRAELARQYDRNMFPLVNVLGMVAAEAAYAHGEPWLEEMLTYLRGNHAHFAQSVNSATTKVRVLPADSLYLAWMDCRELGMDAASLDKFMLTKARLWLDKGQKFGIEGHGYMRVNLGCPRSTVDEAIDRLLTAVENL; encoded by the coding sequence ATGGCAACCGACACGACCTCCCCCCTCGACCGAGCACGACAGGATGCCTCCGCAGTCGGCTCCGGTTCGATCTTCGACACCGTCGTCGACCGCAGGAACAGCAACTCGATGAAGTGGGCCTACGCCCACGATCTCCTGACCGCCGACGAGGCCGCTGCCGATCCGCTGCCCATGTGGGTCGCCGACACCGACTTCAGGGCCCCCCGAGCCGTCATCGACGCACTCCACCAAGCCGTGGGCCACGGCGTCTTCGGCTACCCCGGCGGCGCGACCGACAGCTACCTCGACGCGGTCACCGGCTGGCAGGCCAAGCGGTTCGGCTGGGAGGTCCCCAAGGAGTGGGTGATGCAGACCGCCGGCATCATCACCACACTGAAGACGGCGGTGCAGGCGTTCTCCGCGCCCGGTGACTCGGTCCTGATCCAGCCACCGGTCTACGCCCACTTCCACGACGACATCCTGCTCAACGGCCGCCACCTGGCGTTCGCGCCGCTCGTGCGGACCGACGGCGGATACCGTTTCGACGCCCGGACGTTCGAGGCCGCCATCCGGCCCGACACCAAGCTGTTCATCCTCAGCCACCCCCACAACCCCACCGGGAACGTGTGGAGCGAGGACGAACTGCGGACCATGGGCGAGATCTGCGCCCGCCACGGTGTCCTGGTCGTCTCCGACGAGATCCATCAGGACCTCGTCATGAACCCGGACCGCAAGCACATCCCGTTCGCCTCGCTCGGCGAGGAATTCGCACGCAACAGCATCACCTGCACCGCCCCCAGCAAGACGTTCAACCTCCCGGGCCTGCAGAGTGCCAACGTCTTCGTACCCGACCCAAGGCTGCGCGCGGAACTGGCCCGCCAGTACGACCGCAACATGTTCCCGCTGGTCAACGTGCTCGGCATGGTCGCCGCCGAGGCCGCCTACGCGCACGGCGAGCCCTGGCTGGAGGAGATGCTCACCTACCTGCGCGGCAACCACGCCCACTTCGCCCAGTCGGTCAACTCCGCCACGACCAAGGTGCGGGTTCTGCCGGCCGACTCCCTCTACCTGGCTTGGATGGACTGCCGGGAACTGGGGATGGACGCCGCGTCGCTCGACAAGTTCATGCTCACCAAGGCACGGCTGTGGCTGGACAAGGGACAGAAGTTCGGCATTGAGGGCCACGGCTACATGCGGGTCAACCTGGGCTGTCCCCGCTCCACGGTCGACGAGGCCATCGACCGGCTGCTGACGGCCGTCGAAAACCTCTGA
- a CDS encoding aminotransferase class V-fold PLP-dependent enzyme, protein MPLTSSGAREGSGVSRRGFVGLLGAGAASVGIGTVGAAPVAAAESATSAALPPPSSPGYWKAVERLFVLDKKVLFMNVGTVGSPPREVLDTVDRVHREVAVKATSSYSDFADVRAVAARGYGCDPDEVVITHNTSDGMSKILAGLALKEGDELLTTNHEHSGGNVPLALARDRYGVVLKRVALPVGNDQRAEDYVDLFRRAITSRTKALVFSAPTYKTGTMLPIAMLARLAQDHGLISVVDGAHIPGMMAYDFHELGVDFLAGSAAKWQCGPGGTGVLYIRNKVLPRHNPNPLPEFWPVVSSGYPAEGGLPPRSSGPTASYDIAATLQSVGNSSLAIMSGVRNVCEVWDRIGRARIQDHVLQLSAYAKDLIAERWGVRALYSPKDDPRLVCGLTSFAPFRDPRDVHDAKKTETLVARLKDEYGIVIRTSDFPVAGSAKAHQAVRISTHLFHQEEDVKRVVDALWRLSRTMS, encoded by the coding sequence ATGCCCCTGACATCATCGGGTGCCCGTGAGGGCAGTGGGGTCTCACGACGCGGATTCGTCGGACTGCTGGGCGCGGGTGCCGCCTCCGTCGGTATCGGGACGGTCGGAGCCGCCCCGGTCGCGGCCGCCGAGAGCGCGACGTCCGCCGCCCTGCCGCCTCCTTCTTCGCCGGGATACTGGAAGGCCGTCGAGCGGCTGTTCGTCCTGGACAAAAAAGTCCTGTTCATGAACGTCGGCACTGTCGGGTCGCCCCCGCGCGAGGTGCTCGACACCGTCGACCGGGTGCACCGCGAGGTGGCCGTCAAGGCGACGTCCTCCTACAGCGACTTCGCCGACGTGCGAGCCGTGGCCGCACGCGGATACGGGTGCGATCCCGACGAGGTCGTCATCACGCACAACACCAGCGACGGCATGTCTAAGATCCTGGCCGGGCTCGCGCTGAAGGAGGGCGACGAGCTCCTCACCACCAACCACGAACACTCCGGCGGCAACGTGCCGCTCGCACTGGCGCGGGACCGGTACGGGGTCGTGCTCAAGCGGGTGGCCCTGCCGGTCGGCAACGACCAACGGGCCGAGGACTACGTCGACCTCTTCCGCCGCGCCATCACCTCGCGGACCAAGGCCCTGGTGTTCTCCGCCCCCACCTACAAGACGGGCACGATGCTGCCCATCGCCATGCTGGCCAGGCTCGCCCAGGACCACGGCCTGATCAGCGTCGTCGACGGCGCCCACATACCCGGCATGATGGCGTACGACTTCCACGAACTCGGCGTGGACTTCCTCGCTGGTTCCGCGGCCAAGTGGCAGTGCGGACCGGGCGGTACCGGCGTCCTCTACATCCGCAACAAGGTGCTGCCCCGCCACAACCCCAACCCCCTGCCCGAGTTCTGGCCCGTGGTCTCCAGCGGCTACCCGGCCGAGGGAGGACTGCCGCCGCGCTCGTCGGGACCGACGGCGAGCTACGACATCGCCGCCACCCTCCAGAGCGTGGGCAACAGCAGCCTGGCGATCATGAGTGGTGTGCGCAACGTCTGCGAGGTCTGGGACCGCATCGGACGGGCCCGGATCCAGGACCACGTCCTCCAGCTCTCCGCCTACGCCAAGGACCTGATCGCCGAGCGATGGGGCGTTCGCGCCCTGTACTCGCCGAAGGACGACCCGCGCCTGGTGTGCGGGCTCACTTCCTTCGCGCCGTTCCGTGACCCGCGGGACGTGCACGACGCGAAGAAGACGGAGACGCTGGTGGCCCGGCTGAAGGACGAGTACGGCATCGTGATCCGCACCAGCGACTTCCCGGTCGCCGGATCGGCCAAGGCACACCAGGCGGTCCGCATCTCCACGCACCTGTTCCACCAGGAGGAGGACGTGAAGCGGGTGGTTGACGCCCTGTGGCGGTTGTCCCGCACCATGAGCTGA
- a CDS encoding DinB family protein has protein sequence MYELQALLDEYDRARGYTDELWRDLTPDEVVWRPREDFSAIGWHLGHQAHVAHFMIRNLTAAEPSPDPELDGLMDSANPEKFRGALPTVERLAAFRETVAERVHARIGDIAAGRTGAPTQMTIVATHLLTALVNHEYQHDQWIGEVRAEHLGHALPGDPDCDHVRRIDGYLCLHPCT, from the coding sequence GTGTACGAACTGCAGGCGCTGTTGGACGAGTACGACCGTGCCCGCGGGTACACCGACGAGCTGTGGCGGGACCTCACGCCGGACGAGGTGGTGTGGCGGCCGAGAGAGGACTTCAGCGCCATCGGCTGGCACCTCGGGCACCAGGCCCACGTCGCCCACTTCATGATCCGCAACCTCACGGCAGCCGAGCCCAGCCCGGATCCGGAACTGGACGGGCTCATGGACTCGGCCAACCCGGAGAAGTTCCGCGGCGCTCTCCCGACGGTGGAGCGGCTCGCGGCCTTCCGGGAGACCGTCGCCGAGCGGGTACACGCACGCATCGGTGACATCGCGGCCGGGAGGACCGGCGCGCCCACCCAGATGACCATCGTCGCGACACATCTGCTGACCGCTCTCGTCAACCACGAGTACCAGCACGACCAGTGGATCGGCGAGGTCCGCGCCGAGCACCTCGGGCACGCACTGCCCGGCGACCCGGACTGCGACCATGTGCGCCGTATCGACGGCTACCTGTGCCTGCACCCCTGTACGTGA
- a CDS encoding Lrp/AsnC family transcriptional regulator, producing the protein MDVTDRKIVALLQSEGRITLTDLAEKVRLSVSRCQRRVRELEAAGVIRGYRAVVDAAALGYGFEVLVFATLSRPDAVTEFDAALAEVPEIIEAQRLFGEPDYLIRVVSADLESYQRLYESVLIHLPGVRGLNSTIVMKQAVHPRPLPGRPSRELPPPAAAT; encoded by the coding sequence ATGGATGTCACTGACCGCAAAATTGTTGCGCTGCTTCAGTCGGAGGGGCGGATCACGCTCACTGATCTGGCCGAGAAGGTCCGGCTCAGTGTGTCCAGGTGCCAGCGACGCGTCCGGGAACTGGAGGCGGCCGGGGTCATCCGTGGCTATCGCGCGGTGGTCGACGCCGCAGCCCTGGGATACGGATTCGAGGTGCTGGTGTTCGCCACGCTCAGCCGCCCCGACGCCGTCACCGAGTTCGATGCGGCTCTCGCCGAGGTTCCGGAGATCATCGAGGCGCAGCGGCTCTTCGGTGAACCCGACTACCTGATCCGCGTGGTCAGCGCGGACCTGGAGTCCTATCAGCGGCTGTACGAATCGGTGCTCATCCACCTGCCGGGCGTCCGCGGGCTGAACTCGACCATTGTGATGAAGCAGGCCGTCCATCCCCGGCCCCTGCCCGGGCGGCCGTCGCGTGAGCTGCCTCCGCCGGCAGCGGCCACCTGA
- a CDS encoding carbon starvation CstA family protein gives MLIWTGVALVGAAAWGVVALSRGEDVSAIWLVAAALGSYAIAYRFYSRFIARRVLELDDKRATPAERLDDGIDFQPTDRRILFGHHFAAIAGAGPLVGPVMAAQMGYLPGTIWIVVGVIFAGAVQDMVVLFISMRRDGKSLGQMARDEIGRVGGIAALIAVLAIMVIILAVLALVVVNALAESPWGTFSVTMTIPIALFMGFYMRYLRPGRVLETSLIGVALLLLAIVGGGWVENSSLAGAFTWAPTTLVFCLIAYGFVASVLPVWMLLAPRDYLSTFMKVGTIVLLAIGVVFSAPLLKNDAVSQFASTGTGPVFAGALFPFLFITIACGALSGFHALVASGTTPKLIQKESHVRLIGYGAMLMESFVAVMALIAASVLDPGLYYAMNAPAGLLGTTVDSASQAVANLGFTISPDDLAAAARSVEEQSLISRTGGAPTLALGMSEIFSGFFGGAGMKAFWYHFAIMFEALFILTTVDAGTRVGRFMLQDMLGNVWKPIGRVSWKPGIWITSAVMVALWGYFLYVGATDPLGGINQLFPLFGIANQLLAAIALALCTMLLIKTGKLRWAWVTGIPLVWDLAVTFMAGWQKIFDSDPKIGFFAQRDLYADALDEGKILAPAKSLDDMETVVLNSTVDGVIMAAFLVMVALVVVHAASVCLRAVRSPQPLPTTEAAYVESAITVPAPRSETPVGAQAGPTDGV, from the coding sequence ATGCTGATATGGACGGGCGTGGCCCTGGTGGGCGCCGCCGCCTGGGGCGTGGTCGCCCTCTCCCGGGGAGAGGACGTCTCCGCGATCTGGCTGGTCGCCGCTGCCCTCGGCTCGTACGCGATCGCCTACCGCTTCTACTCGCGCTTCATCGCCCGCCGGGTTCTCGAACTCGACGACAAGAGGGCCACGCCGGCCGAGCGGCTCGACGACGGCATCGACTTCCAGCCCACCGACCGACGGATCCTGTTCGGCCATCACTTCGCCGCCATCGCGGGTGCCGGCCCGCTCGTCGGCCCGGTGATGGCGGCACAGATGGGTTACCTTCCGGGCACCATCTGGATCGTCGTCGGCGTGATCTTCGCCGGCGCCGTCCAGGACATGGTCGTCCTGTTCATCTCCATGCGGCGCGACGGCAAGAGCCTCGGGCAGATGGCACGCGACGAGATCGGCAGGGTCGGCGGGATCGCCGCGCTGATCGCCGTCCTCGCCATCATGGTCATCATCCTCGCGGTGTTGGCCCTCGTGGTCGTCAACGCTCTGGCGGAGTCCCCCTGGGGCACCTTCTCGGTGACCATGACCATCCCCATCGCCCTGTTCATGGGCTTCTACATGCGGTACCTGCGCCCCGGGCGGGTCCTTGAGACCAGCCTGATCGGCGTCGCCCTCCTGCTCCTGGCCATCGTCGGCGGTGGATGGGTCGAGAACTCCTCGCTCGCCGGTGCCTTCACGTGGGCACCGACCACGCTGGTCTTCTGCCTGATCGCCTACGGCTTCGTCGCCTCGGTCCTGCCCGTGTGGATGCTGCTGGCACCCCGCGACTACCTGTCCACCTTCATGAAGGTCGGCACGATCGTGCTGCTCGCCATCGGCGTGGTGTTCAGTGCGCCGCTGCTGAAGAACGACGCGGTGAGCCAGTTCGCCTCCACCGGCACCGGACCGGTCTTCGCCGGCGCGCTGTTCCCCTTCCTGTTCATCACCATCGCCTGCGGTGCCCTGTCCGGCTTCCACGCCCTCGTGGCCTCCGGTACCACCCCCAAGCTCATCCAGAAGGAGTCGCACGTCCGTCTCATCGGCTACGGCGCGATGCTCATGGAATCCTTCGTCGCCGTCATGGCCCTCATCGCGGCCTCCGTGCTCGACCCCGGCCTGTACTACGCGATGAACGCACCCGCGGGCCTGCTGGGCACCACGGTGGACAGCGCGTCCCAGGCGGTGGCGAACCTCGGCTTCACCATCAGCCCGGACGACCTGGCGGCGGCCGCCCGGTCCGTGGAGGAACAGAGCCTCATCTCCCGCACCGGAGGGGCTCCCACCCTCGCCCTCGGCATGTCGGAGATCTTCTCCGGATTTTTCGGCGGCGCCGGCATGAAGGCGTTCTGGTACCACTTCGCCATCATGTTCGAGGCGCTGTTCATCCTCACCACCGTGGACGCCGGTACCCGGGTCGGCCGCTTCATGCTCCAGGACATGCTCGGCAACGTCTGGAAGCCCATCGGCCGGGTCTCCTGGAAGCCGGGCATCTGGATCACCAGCGCCGTCATGGTCGCCCTGTGGGGCTACTTCCTCTACGTCGGCGCCACCGACCCCCTCGGCGGGATCAACCAGCTCTTCCCGCTGTTCGGCATCGCCAACCAGCTCCTCGCCGCCATCGCCCTCGCCCTGTGCACCATGCTGCTCATCAAGACGGGCAAGCTGCGCTGGGCCTGGGTCACGGGCATCCCCCTGGTCTGGGACCTGGCCGTCACCTTCATGGCGGGCTGGCAGAAGATCTTCGACTCCGACCCGAAGATCGGCTTCTTCGCCCAGCGGGACCTGTACGCGGACGCGCTCGACGAAGGCAAGATCCTCGCCCCGGCCAAGTCGCTCGACGACATGGAGACCGTGGTCCTCAACTCGACCGTGGACGGCGTCATCATGGCCGCCTTCCTCGTCATGGTCGCCCTCGTGGTCGTGCACGCCGCGTCGGTCTGCCTCCGCGCCGTGCGCTCACCGCAGCCGCTGCCCACCACGGAGGCCGCCTACGTCGAGTCCGCCATCACCGTCCCGGCCCCCCGGTCCGAGACGCCGGTCGGCGCACAGGCCGGACCAACGGACGGCGTATGA
- a CDS encoding sulfurtransferase TusA family protein produces MRSASPLPEADLTVDGTGLLCVTLLLRLRAQIDGAPPGTVVHVVATDPAAPLDLPAWCHMTGHTYLGPVPGERPVYALRLAADARATRRDAPWHPAGPEHTRDR; encoded by the coding sequence ATGAGATCCGCGTCACCGCTCCCCGAAGCCGACCTGACCGTCGATGGCACCGGCCTGCTCTGCGTCACCCTCCTGCTCCGCCTGCGCGCACAGATCGACGGCGCACCCCCCGGCACCGTCGTCCATGTCGTCGCCACCGACCCGGCGGCGCCGCTCGACCTGCCCGCCTGGTGCCACATGACCGGCCACACCTACCTCGGCCCCGTCCCCGGCGAGCGGCCGGTCTACGCCCTGCGGCTGGCCGCGGACGCCCGAGCCACCCGCCGAGACGCACCGTGGCACCCGGCCGGGCCGGAGCACACACGGGACCGGTGA
- a CDS encoding amino acid permease yields MTARAAKDYEKEELKRDLKSRHIQMIAIGGSIGTGLFYGSGSAVATAGPAIIVTYVVASVAIYFVMRALGEMSVAEPVSGAYISYANRYIHRFAGFLNGWNAFIFLLATTAAELNALGHYVQYWFPAVPIWATAAVVVTVMFVVNVVGVKFYGEAEFWFALIKVVAIIALILFGFAMVAFGVGNGGHAIGLGHLHEHGGFLPNGISGAFLAIVMVAFSFGGVENLGIAAGETKDVATTMPKAVNATFWRLMIFYVGAITVLVTVFPWTSLNGSGSPFVTVFARIGVPAAATVMNVVVITAVLSAVNSAVFTNSRTFYNLSLQGNAPKLLGTVNDRNVPSKAVTAVFVTMAAGVLLNLLMPDQVFTVFSSVTVFGLICAWGSIVVSHLRFRRSKVLSGQADNIRYRMPLYPYSNYLALVFIAVVLVCVAILPDTRVSLVVSGVWVLVVLAAYTFYTRDPKGKSADDQPARDPSSPGPTEPLHRAVPGVGHTDQ; encoded by the coding sequence ATGACCGCAAGAGCCGCGAAGGACTACGAAAAAGAAGAGCTCAAACGGGACCTCAAGAGCCGGCACATCCAGATGATCGCCATCGGCGGTTCCATCGGAACCGGCCTGTTCTACGGTTCCGGATCGGCGGTAGCCACCGCCGGCCCCGCCATCATCGTCACCTACGTCGTCGCCTCCGTGGCGATCTACTTCGTGATGCGGGCCCTGGGCGAGATGTCGGTGGCCGAACCGGTGTCCGGGGCCTACATCTCCTACGCCAACCGCTACATCCACCGGTTCGCCGGCTTCCTCAACGGGTGGAACGCGTTCATCTTCCTCCTCGCCACCACCGCAGCCGAACTCAACGCTCTCGGGCACTACGTGCAGTACTGGTTCCCCGCGGTGCCGATCTGGGCGACGGCGGCCGTGGTGGTCACCGTGATGTTCGTCGTCAACGTCGTCGGGGTGAAGTTCTACGGTGAGGCGGAGTTCTGGTTCGCGCTCATCAAAGTGGTGGCGATCATCGCGCTGATCCTCTTCGGCTTCGCCATGGTCGCCTTCGGGGTCGGCAACGGCGGACACGCCATCGGTCTCGGTCATCTCCACGAGCACGGAGGTTTCCTCCCCAACGGCATCAGCGGCGCGTTCCTCGCCATCGTCATGGTCGCCTTCTCCTTCGGCGGCGTGGAGAACCTGGGCATCGCGGCAGGCGAGACCAAGGACGTCGCCACGACCATGCCGAAGGCCGTCAACGCGACCTTCTGGCGACTCATGATCTTCTACGTCGGTGCCATCACCGTCCTGGTCACCGTCTTCCCCTGGACCTCACTGAACGGCTCGGGCAGCCCGTTCGTCACCGTCTTCGCCAGAATCGGCGTACCGGCCGCGGCAACGGTCATGAACGTCGTCGTCATCACCGCCGTCCTCTCCGCCGTGAACTCGGCCGTCTTCACCAACAGCCGCACCTTCTACAACCTCTCGCTCCAGGGCAACGCGCCGAAGCTTCTCGGCACCGTCAACGACAGGAACGTTCCCTCGAAGGCGGTCACGGCGGTGTTCGTGACGATGGCCGCCGGTGTGCTGCTCAATCTGCTGATGCCCGATCAGGTCTTCACGGTCTTCTCGTCCGTCACCGTCTTCGGCCTGATCTGCGCCTGGGGATCGATCGTGGTCAGCCACCTCAGGTTCCGCAGGAGCAAGGTCCTGAGCGGTCAGGCGGACAACATCCGGTACAGGATGCCTCTCTACCCGTACAGCAACTACCTCGCCCTGGTGTTCATAGCCGTCGTCCTCGTCTGCGTCGCGATCCTCCCGGACACCCGGGTTTCGCTGGTCGTCTCCGGCGTCTGGGTACTGGTGGTACTCGCCGCCTACACCTTCTACACCAGGGACCCGAAAGGGAAGTCGGCCGATGACCAACCGGCTCGGGATCCCAGCTCGCCGGGGCCAACGGAGCCGCTCCACCGCGCCGTGCCCGGCGTGGGCCATACAGATCAGTGA
- a CDS encoding Rid family detoxifying hydrolase produces MLLALGAVVALVAGAGGASAGTDHHGRHRAISTPDAPAAIGPYSQGVSAGHLVFVSGQLPIDPATGEIPSDATIEEQTRRAARSVQAVLKADRLTLKHVVSTTVYLADLDDFDRFNTAYAEFFGSSVPPARATVEVARLPRDAKVEISAIAVR; encoded by the coding sequence GTGCTGCTCGCCCTGGGCGCGGTCGTCGCGCTCGTCGCCGGCGCCGGCGGGGCGTCCGCGGGCACCGATCACCATGGACGGCACCGGGCCATTTCCACGCCGGACGCGCCCGCGGCCATCGGGCCCTACTCGCAGGGTGTCTCGGCCGGGCACCTCGTGTTCGTCTCCGGGCAGCTCCCGATCGACCCCGCAACCGGTGAGATTCCCTCCGATGCCACCATCGAGGAACAGACACGCAGGGCCGCGCGCAGTGTCCAGGCGGTGCTGAAGGCTGACCGGCTGACGCTGAAGCACGTCGTCAGCACCACGGTCTACCTGGCCGACCTCGACGACTTCGACCGCTTCAACACCGCGTACGCCGAGTTCTTCGGCTCTTCCGTCCCGCCCGCGCGGGCCACTGTCGAAGTGGCACGACTGCCGCGTGACGCGAAGGTCGAGATCTCGGCGATCGCCGTCCGATGA
- a CDS encoding sodium:solute symporter family protein yields the protein MNSPGAVITCSTVVLVGSAVALRSARPRSKGPGARTELEDWALAGRGQGSGLLWCLLGGTVYTAYTFTAVPGAVFTSGGIGFYALPYTMIICAIGFVLLPRLAATARAHGHVTVADFVRVRYGSSLLALAVALTGIFALMPYIALQLLGLRAVLSVLGMRQDGLMGDAALTAVFAVLAVSTYRYGLRAPTLVSVVKAGLVVGATVAVAGLVMTGLGSPADLFARADAAFAAQDGTASLVPDPSLAPAYVSLAVGSALALFAFPHVLQVAFSARSGDVLRRTSVTLFGWTAMLGLFALFGIAALAAGVSPPPGRSELAVPLLVLDLAPGWAAGLILGAIVVAALVPAAVMSIGAATLFARNVYLEFVNPTATVVQVTRMARLMSLVVKVGALVFALGVRDQAAINLHLLGAVWVLQILPSIVLGLLHRTPHRVSLLAGWMSGMVVGTALVSRGGFSSLVRISFGPLDVQVYAGVVGLVVNLLVVALASPLLDRLGVPRGLSGLLRPADGAVRRNGVAR from the coding sequence ATGAACAGCCCTGGCGCTGTGATCACATGTTCGACCGTCGTACTCGTCGGGTCCGCGGTCGCCCTGCGGAGTGCCCGCCCGAGGTCGAAAGGCCCCGGTGCCCGGACGGAGCTCGAGGACTGGGCACTGGCCGGCCGCGGGCAGGGCAGCGGACTTCTCTGGTGTCTCCTCGGCGGCACCGTGTACACGGCGTACACCTTTACCGCCGTGCCGGGGGCCGTCTTCACCTCTGGCGGCATCGGCTTCTACGCCCTGCCCTACACGATGATCATCTGCGCGATCGGCTTCGTCCTGCTGCCCCGGCTGGCAGCGACGGCACGCGCGCACGGACACGTCACCGTCGCCGACTTCGTACGGGTGCGCTACGGATCGTCGCTCCTCGCGCTGGCGGTCGCGCTGACCGGCATCTTCGCGCTGATGCCGTACATCGCACTCCAACTGCTCGGCCTGCGTGCGGTCCTCAGTGTGCTGGGCATGCGCCAGGACGGACTCATGGGCGACGCCGCGCTCACCGCGGTGTTCGCCGTACTCGCCGTTTCCACCTACCGCTACGGGCTGCGGGCCCCGACGCTCGTCTCGGTCGTCAAGGCGGGACTGGTCGTCGGCGCGACCGTGGCTGTCGCAGGTCTCGTGATGACGGGTCTCGGGTCGCCGGCTGATCTCTTCGCCCGGGCCGACGCCGCGTTCGCGGCGCAGGACGGCACTGCCTCACTCGTACCCGATCCCTCGCTGGCGCCTGCGTACGTCTCCCTCGCCGTCGGATCGGCGCTGGCGCTCTTCGCCTTTCCGCACGTTCTCCAGGTCGCCTTCTCCGCCCGCTCGGGCGACGTACTGCGCAGGACGTCCGTCACGCTCTTCGGATGGACGGCGATGCTCGGCCTGTTCGCGCTCTTCGGCATCGCGGCACTGGCGGCGGGTGTGAGTCCTCCACCTGGACGCAGTGAACTCGCGGTACCGCTGCTCGTGCTCGATCTCGCTCCCGGGTGGGCGGCGGGGCTGATCCTGGGCGCGATCGTCGTGGCGGCGCTCGTGCCGGCCGCGGTCATGTCCATCGGCGCTGCGACCCTCTTCGCGAGGAACGTCTACCTGGAGTTCGTCAACCCGACGGCCACCGTCGTGCAGGTGACCCGGATGGCCCGGCTGATGTCGCTCGTCGTCAAGGTGGGTGCGTTGGTCTTCGCCCTGGGCGTGCGTGACCAGGCCGCCATCAACCTGCACCTGCTGGGAGCGGTGTGGGTCCTTCAGATCCTGCCCTCGATAGTGCTGGGCCTGCTGCACCGCACACCGCACCGCGTCTCCCTGCTCGCGGGCTGGATGTCCGGCATGGTGGTCGGCACCGCGCTGGTGAGCCGGGGCGGGTTCTCCTCCCTCGTGCGGATCTCGTTCGGCCCCTTGGACGTACAGGTGTACGCGGGGGTTGTCGGCCTGGTCGTCAATCTCCTGGTGGTCGCGCTGGCGAGTCCCCTGCTGGACCGCCTCGGTGTGCCACGCGGGCTGTCGGGTCTGCTGAGACCTGCCGACGGTGCGGTGCGTCGGAACGGGGTGGCCCGGTGA
- a CDS encoding RNA polymerase sigma factor has translation MRQTDKPWRRTEGRTTVLGERASGLSDTADASELPADPEPGVDLRDVERETAMIRLFDGHHAQLVRLAVLLGADQDAEDVVAEAFCVLHSRWYRLRAPESAAAYLRSVVCNLVRMRIRRLQVSRRHADVQLDPIASAESTAMLHEDQRQVVDALKGLPTRQREALVLRYWMDLKEREIAEAMGISTGAVKSHISRGMHALSRAMGTRR, from the coding sequence GTGAGGCAGACGGACAAGCCCTGGCGTCGTACGGAGGGGCGCACGACCGTACTCGGGGAGCGGGCGTCCGGCCTCTCGGACACCGCTGACGCTTCCGAGCTCCCGGCGGATCCGGAACCCGGCGTCGACCTGCGTGACGTCGAGCGGGAGACCGCGATGATCCGGCTGTTCGACGGCCATCACGCCCAGCTGGTGCGGCTGGCCGTACTGCTGGGAGCCGACCAGGACGCCGAGGACGTCGTGGCGGAGGCGTTCTGTGTGCTGCACAGCCGTTGGTACAGACTCCGTGCGCCGGAGTCCGCGGCCGCGTACCTTCGTTCTGTGGTGTGCAACCTCGTCCGGATGCGGATACGGCGACTCCAGGTCTCCCGCCGTCATGCGGACGTGCAGCTCGACCCCATCGCCTCCGCCGAGTCGACGGCGATGCTGCACGAGGACCAACGGCAGGTGGTCGACGCCCTGAAGGGGCTGCCCACGCGGCAGAGGGAGGCTCTGGTGCTGCGGTACTGGATGGATCTCAAGGAACGGGAGATCGCCGAGGCGATGGGGATCAGTACGGGCGCGGTGAAGTCGCACATCTCCCGTGGCATGCATGCGCTTTCGCGTGCCATGGGGACACGCCGATGA